Genomic window (Phycisphaeraceae bacterium):
CGGACTGGGCACCGTTCTTGATCGCGCGCTCGTAGGCTGCGACCGCATCGTGGACGGTGAACGCGACGTCCTTCACGCCGTCGCCATAGAGCTTGACCTCTTCGGCGGCCGGATGACGATCGTGCAACGGTGTGGTGAGCATGAGACGGATGTTGCCCTGCGTGAGCAGGTAGTCGGCCTCATCGCGCGAGCCTGTGGTGAGGTCGGCGATCTGCTCGATCTGGAATCCGAAGGTGTTGGCGTAGAAGTACGCGGCCTGCTTGGCGTTGCCGACGTAGAACCGCACGTGATCGACATCGATGAGACTGAGCGGATCGGTGGAGGCTGACTTGACGGCGTTTGTTGGCGATGTTGATGCGGTTGTCATAGCAAATCCTCCAAAGACGGAACGCAAACGTGCCCGGATGGGCATCCATCAGAGCGTGCGAAACAACAACAGGATAGGAGCGATTTGAGGATATGTCAGTCCTCAAACCTGTCAGTGGTGGTACAGAGGGGCACTGAAAGTGTTTCAGACCATTGTCAGGCCGCCATCGACGCAGATGGTCTGGCCCGTGAGGAACCCTGCCTCATCGCTGGTTGCGTAGGCGACGGCTTCCGCAATGTCAGCGCCTGTGCCGAGCCTGCGGATGCTCATGAGATTCTTGACGCCGTCCTTCACCGCATCGGGGAGATTCGCGGTCATGTCGGTCTCGATGAATCCCGGTGCAATGACATTGCAGGTGATGCCCTTTGAGCCGATCTCTCGTGCGACCGTTTTGGTCAGCCCAACAAGCCCGCTCTTCGCAGCGGCGTAGTTCGCCTGTCCGGCGTTGCCAACGATGCCAGAGGTCGACGCGATATTGACGATGCGACCAAACTTGCCACGCATCATGGTGCGAGCAACCGCGCGCATGCCAACGAATGCGCTGGTCAGGTTGACGCGGATCACATCGTCCCATTCGTCGTCGCTCATGCGCAGGATGAGATTGTCGCGCGTGATGCCGGCGTTGTTGACGAGGATATCGATGCGACCCAGATCAACAGCGAGTTTCTCGAGTGCGCCAGCCCACGCGGCACGATCGCCAACATCGACAGCGAGTGCTGTTGCCTTGCCGCCGTTTGCGGTGATCTCTGACACAACGTCGTTGAGCGAACCCTCGCTGCGCGCCACACAAACCACATGACGATTACCGCCGCACGGATTCTTTGGATCTGCAAGACGCAGCGCGATGGACTTTCCGATGCCTCGGCTTGCGCCGGTAACAACAGCGACACGTTGATCAGCAGTGGTTTCTGACACGATATCTTCCTCGGGAGACGTGTTGGGAGGACTTCAGGATAGGCTGGAGAACTGCTGGGGTGTGCGAACGACAAACGCCCGCGGCATATAGCCCGGGCGTTGTGTGGTGAGTTTGATGTACTTGGGAAGCTTAGCCGTCGGCTGGGCCAGTGGGGACCTGGATCGGACCGCCTGGCGATGGGACGGACTTGCGCGGAGCATTCTCTTCGATCTGTTTCTGGAGATCTTCCGGGATCTGATCCCGCAACTCCTGCGGAATGCTTTCAAGTAAGTTGTCTATAGATGACGCGGTCGCATGAACAAACGCGTCCTTCCCGATGTTGTCCCATTGCGATGCGCGCGCACGCTGCTCGTCGATGGTGCCGTACCCGCTGAACTTCCACGTGCCAGTATCGTTGTACGCAGCCCAGCCGAGAAGATAGGACGAACCGGGTTCCTGCACAGCCAGAAGCAGTGCACCAGATGGCAGCTTTATATTGCCACCAAAGCTGGTTGGGATTGGCGCGCCGGGCACGCCGCCTTCATTGACCATGATGACACGAACCTGCTCGATTTTTCCAGTTTCGGCGTACCAGTCGTCAGTGTCGATGAGTTGGTCAAGGGTGCTTCCGTCAGGACGCTGCAAGAGACTGCGAAGTCCAGAGTCGTTCCCTCTTGCGATTGCATCAGCAAGTTCAATCGAGGCTTTGGCGAACGATTCATCAAGCACTTCCTGTTCGCCGGCGATCTTGACACGATTATCCGCGCCGATGGACTGGGCGACAGTCTGGACATTGAAGGTTGGCGGCGGTGGGGGCGGAGCATCATTTCGATTCGTCACGGGCGGAGGAGCCGGTTTCTTCTTCTCCTTGCAGCCGGTCATTCCAACGCAGAGAACACTCGACAGTCCGAGGATTGTCGCAACGCCAAGATACCGTGATGTGGCAAATCGCATGAAGAACACTCCGTTTCGACTGGTCGTGACTGTTGACCGCACGCACATTATACGGCAGATCGGGGTGAAATGTGCCAGATTCTGTACTCTGAGCTTTCCGTGGCAAGTGCGTCAAAGGTTGCAGAAAACCCCCGCAGTGACAGAACAGTGACGAAAGAGGGGTCAGTTTGGGCTTTCAGGCTCGTCGTGTGTCATGACTTTCACATCCCGGTTGATCCGTCTCATGAGCCCCATGAGTGTCTTGCCCGGCGCGAGTTCGTGCCAGTCGATGTGCTCCGCTGGCGAGGGATTGTCCTGCTCTCGTGGTCGATTGACAACGCTGGCAAGCCGCATGCACGAGTCAGACCATCTGACGGAACTGGTCAGTTGTCGGGCAAGGAGATCACGCGAAAGTTGGGCAGGATCAGTGGCGGCACGTCCCATGATCGGCCCTTTGGTCGAACCCGGATGTGCCTCAACATCAACATTGGCAAGCACGGTGCATTTGGGGATGCGAAATGTTGTCTGTGCGAGCGCATCTGAGAGTCGGTCTGCGGCAGGTTGCATCAATGGAGAGTGGAACGCGCCAGCGACTGTGAGCGGAGTCGCGCGGAGTTTCATCTCTGTTGCAACATCAACTGCGCGATCGCAGGCTGATTTGTGTCCACTGATGACGATCTGCCCGGGCGCATTGAAGTTTGCGCAGACAAGCACGTCGTCGACACGTGCTTTGTCGCACACTTCGAGCGCCTGCGCTTCGTCCGCGCCGATGAGCGCGACCATGCCTCCTTGTTGCTGCTCTGCAGCGTCCTGCATCGCCCGGCCGCGTAGGAGCACGAGTTCGAGCCCGGATTCGAAGTCGATCGCTCCCGCAATGTGCAGAGCGGTGTATTCGCCAAGGCTTAATCCCATCGCAGCGACAAGCGGTGTGCGCTCAAAGTCGGATCGTTCCATCAGTCCACGCCAGCACGCCACTGCACAGGTGTAGAGCGCGGGTTGCGACACATCGGTATGGTTGAGCACATCAGCAGGGCCTTCAAAGCACAATGTGCTGAGCTTTTCACCGAGACGATTTCCAACAATGCCATCTGCGAGGTCGAACACTGCCTTGGCATTCTGTGATTTTTCGCACCACATCTTCCCCATGCCGACAGCTTGCGCCCCCTGCCCAGGACAGAGCACAATCAATCCAGTAGCTACAGATGTGCTCGACGTGTTCGATGGATGTGTTGTTGTTTCGGTTGTCATGGCTGCCTCCCTGCGATGATGTCAGGCATCTTTTCAGCATCGTAGCTGATCATCGCAATTAGGGTCGGAATGCTGGATCTGTCAAGAAAGCTCACCCGGCAGCAGCGGCCGCTGCTGCGCCACCAGACGAAGCGCCGCCCAATGGGCTTCTGCCATCATCGGTGACGTAGCCGAGCACCACCTCGGGCATGGCAACATTGAGCATGTCCGCAACCTGATCTGCGGGCAGATTCACCTTGATCGTGACGTTCGATCCCCAGCCGCCGCCGTAGGTGAGAAAGATGTCCGTGCGCCCCGGCTTTACTTCGGCGACAACCTTCACATGCACCGGGTTGATCCAGTGCGTTTTTCCCTTGGTGTCTTCGAATCGGACGAGCATGTGAGTTACATCCGGTGTTAGTGAATGGTGTGGTGGTTTGTTATTTCAATGGTATGCCTTCGAGCGTGTGCGCGAGTTCTCTCATTGATTGAGCACGCAAGCGATTGCTTTGTTCAATGCCATGAGCGACCATTCTAAGTTCCCGAGCAAATTGGATATCTCCCTGAAACAGAGCAAGGAGAAGGGGATTGAAAGGTTGATATGCGGCCCACGATTCGATTGATATGTTGCCTTGCACGATTTGATCAATGATCTCTGCGCGAAGGTTTCGTGCGTCGGGGCCAAGTGCGAAAAGGTACATATCGCGAAACTCGGTGCGGCGTTCCTTTGTGAGTTCTGCACGGGCCGCTTCAAGCAGCACTGATGGCCCGTTCTGAATAGTGTTGTCAATAATAGTTGCATTCTCACGGTGCCATGTATCGAGATAAACTTGTTTGTAAGTTTGGAATGCTGTGTGAACAGTATTCTCTTCGCCAGGAGGAATACCGATGGCAATGATGCCAAGAAGTGCCTGGAGAAGAATTTCCACGTCAACTTGCCGATATTTATTTCGATCACGAAGTATCTGGTCCAGAATGCCGCATAGTGCCTGTGCGGCTTCCTGTGTGTGAATGCGACACAATTCCCGCACGATGAGCGTACGATCTCCATTTCGGTTGTACTCGCCATGTAAACCGGATCGAACAATCATAGAGTCAATCGACTGGTTGTCTCCGTAGCTGCTAAGCGCACGATATGTTGACGCTCGGAAGTCCGAGTTGATTACGCCAATCGGCTTTGCGTTGAGCACTTCAAGCAGTGTGTTTCGGCATTGTTCTGTCTGTAACGCACCAAGCGCATGATCGAGTGGTGCTGCAAGGATATGAGTGTGGTCGAACACGAGATCAACATCGTGATCAAACACGGTTGTTGTTGCCATCGTGCTAAGTTCTGGCAGCAGCCCATTGGCAAGATCACATACTGGCTGCTCGAAGTGTTTCGTACTGGGCCATCGAGAGACGTATTTGAGGGCTTCGAAGAAGAATATTTCGTCGTCGCCGAAGGGTGTGTCGTAGTCGTTGTTGTACCTCCTCGGGCCGCGATTGAATATGTTGGCATTTGGAAGATATGATGGAATGGTTGCTTGCAATAACGCAGCAATGTCCTTTGAGAAGGCACTCGAATGTACTGACAAGTGGGACGCGATTCGGACGGGCACGATTGCGTTTGAGAGCGGATCTCCCTCGGATCTGTTGAAATAGACGTGTAATCGCATGAGCAAGAGTTTCTGCTCAATGATGCTTGGTGGTTGGTTGTTTGACACAACGCGCCGCAGGAGTTCGTTGATTACGGGAGCATGTCGGTATGATGCAGGCCCATCAAGAAATCCATTGATACCTTGGTTTTCTATCTTTGTGTAGGGTTGTATGGGCATTGCAAGAATCAGCACAAGATTCGGTGCGACGGTCACCCAGTTCTTTGCTGTAACCATCGGCCACGCGAAGGTCCCCGCGCCAAGCATGACGACAGCGAGTGCTGCTGATGCCCACTTCCAGCGCCTGCGTGGCCTGCGGAGGAGTCTGGGCGGTTTCGTTTTTGAGTCAGGTTTCCATCCATGCACCTGCACATGCCTGCCGCACTCGGGGCAGACCAGTTCGTGCGCAGTGTCCGGCACGAGCCCTTCCATGTTGTACCAGCAGCGCCTTCGCAACGGCCCAACAAGGAGAAATCTTCGCACGCCATGTACAGCAGGACCCGGACAACGCACACGCCCCTTCGCGCGATCGCCAATGAGAACAGCCCACACCATCAGGACCGCGCCCAGTCCGAGGACGCACAATCCGATGATGTACATGTATGCCGGTGTCATGATGTGATTCTGTGTGAGGTATTGCGTGGTTGCGTTATCAAACTGTCACTTAAGTGTTATAGTAAGGCGTGCGATACCTGCGTGCATGTGTGCTTTCAAAGGGCGTTATGCCAGTTCAATCAACAAAGCCTCGAACTCTTGTTGCCCATTGGCGCAGTGAGTTTGCACGAGAAAACAGACCACGTGCCTCAAGGTTATCAGCCATCTTTGACAACGATCGAGCAGTGTTGTTATCATGACCAAAGAGTGCTTCGGTCAGCACGCTTCTCAGCATCGTGCTTGAATCTCTTCCGTCTTGTATTGATCTGAGTATTTCTGGCTTCAGAGGTTCTGCATCAGAACCAAGCACTACGAGCAGAATCGAGAGATCAACTTCGTCTGGGAAGTCACGAAGTTCTTCTCTTGCCTTTTCAAGCACAACTTCTGGACCTTTCTCCATGGATCGATAAAGAAGCAGTGCTGCCCGGCTGGAGAAATCGTTGCCCATTCTTCGCTCGGTTCTGGCTCGAGAAAGGTCGTCTCGATTAAGCGTTGCCTCATCAAGCTTGAGTGTCTCAAGAGCAATCATCACATGTAGTTTTCTCTCGTGAGGGATGCCGTTGAGAGCAAGGCTTGTGCAGCAACAGGCGACAACGGCGTGATATCCTGACTGCATTGCTGACGGGTTGCTTGTATATCGGGCAGCAGTATCTGTCAGAAGATCGCACATAGCATTGATTGCTTCCTTTGATCTATATCGAGATAATCCCAAGGCAATCATGTATCGTGCAACGTCGTTGGTGCGCTCGTCATAGGCGAGATCGCAAGCTGCTGTGACGAGACGTGAATTATCTACGGTTGCGATCCATGACGCGAGATTGAATGGAGAGATAAACCAGGCTGGCATCTTTGGTTCGAGCTCGGAGACTCTGAGCATTGCGTCCACGCTTGCTTCGGTATTCATCCTGATGAGCGCAGATACAAGCCAGCCGGACAGTGGATGCTCGAACGCCCCGTTTCTCCTAGCTGGGATCGGTTGAGAATCAGTATCAAAGTAACTGACAAGAGAGTTGCTGAGTCGAAGAATATCAGCCTCAAAAAGATCAACATCTTTCTTTTTCAAGGTATAACCGATGAGAGACGCGATGAGATAGTCACGCTGATAGAACGGGTCCAGAACGCCCTGGGTCGGTCTGTCTGGTGTGCCCGAATATGGCAGATATTCGTCTACTCGTGCTGATAGAAGAGTTGCGATGCGTCTATGCGTGGATGAGTGTTTGATTCCAGCTAACTCAGCAATCTTGACAACGTATCGCTGTGTCAGAAACTTGTCACTATTAGGATTGAGCAGTGGATTCATGCGCCAGAGCAGTACCCGTTCTTCGAATGGGCTGAGTTTGAACTGTTCCTGCCTGGATCTGAGTTCCTCGTAGATTGCAAACCTTGGTCCGGTTTGATCGATCATGTCCTGATCCGTGATCGACATCGGAAACATCGCGATAAGCACAAGATTCGGCGCGACGGTTACCCAACTCTTTGCTGTGACCATCGGCCATGCGAACGTCGTTATGCCGAGCAGAATGATTGCAAGTGCTGCTGATGCCCACTTCCAGCGCCTGCGTGGCCTGCGGAGGAGTCTGGGCGGTTTCGTTTTTGAGTCAGGTTTCCAATCATGCACTTGCACATGTCTGCCACACTCTGGACACACAAGTTCGTGCTCGGGGTTCGGCACGAGTCCTTTCATGTTATACCAGCAGCGCCTTCGCAACGGCCCAACAAGGAGAAATCTTCGCACGCCATGTACAGCAGGACCCGGACATCGCACACGCCCCCTCGCGCGATCGCCAATGAGTACAGCCCACACCATCAGGATCGCGCCGAATCCGAGGACGCACAATCCGATGATGTAGAAAACGGTTGCTGATAACATACTTCCTGCCGAAAGTTAGCTCGAACATAATTTTGGATACACTTTCAAGGCGATTCGCTCCCTTGCGGCTGCTGCTCCTCACCGGGGATATCCAACGATACGAACATGTTCAATATCGGCGCAAGCGCCTCTTTGATGTCCTTTGGCTGCCCCTCGTGAGAAGGCGCTCCAATCTGCTCGAAAAGAGTGTCAACACTCTCAGAGATTTCGCTGACTACCTTTGTGTAGGCTCTATCAGCACGAAGATTTGCATCATTTGCCCTGAGAATCGCTATTGCAGAAAGCACGATAGCAGTGGCGCTCAGTAGAGATGTTCCAATACACATAACAGAGCACATGCGATTATTCATCATGGCACTCCCTTAACTCATTGATGCTCACTCTCACAACTTCATGTTGAAGGTGTACATTGCCCCACACGATAATGTCATGAAGCTGGCTTAGGCTCCAGCATGCATCGGTGTCGTGTGTTGCGTGCGCAAGCCAGCCTGCTCAGGATTCTGTCCGAGGCTGTGTGTCTGCATGGTGTCACGCTGACGTCGCAGTGAATCGGGCATCTCCGCGAACATGTCGTTGAAGAAGTCGGCTGACTCTGGCTTTTCGATCTCTGTCGCAGCCTTGACAACCTCGTCAACGATCTTCTTCGCACGCTCGTCCATCTGCTGCTGCATCTCGTCGTTCCAGAGATCGCGTTCGGTAAGCCAGTTGCGCGTGCGGATGATCGGATCCTTTGCCTGCCACGCTTCGAGTTCCTTCGCGTCGCGATACCTGCGCGCATCATCGGCGGTGGTGTGATCGCCGAGACGGTACGTGAATGCTTCAATAAGCGTTGGGCCGCCGCCATTGCGTGCACGCTCAATGGCTTCCTTCGCGACCTTGTACACAGCAAAGATGTCGTTGCCGTCACACTGGATACCGGGCATGCCGTAGGCGACAGATTTCTGTGCGATGGTTTCGCAGTTCGTCTGTGTCTCGCGCGGGACGGAGATCGCCCACTGGTTGTTCTGGCAGAAGAACACAACGGGTGCCTGGAACGAGCCAGCAAAGTTCATTGCTTCGTGGAAGTCGCCTTCGGATGTTGCGCCGTCGCCGAAGTATGTCACTGCAACACGCGGCTCCTTGCGGATCTTGAATGCCATCGCCATCCCGGTGGCGTGGAGCATCTGCGTGCCGATGGGGATCGCGATGGGTGTGACGTTCACGCCATCGGGAATCTGATTGCCGCGTTCGTCGCCCATCCAGTGCAGAAGGACGTAGTGCATGGGGAGCCCGTGCAGGAACATCGAACCGTTCTCGCGATAGCACGGGACGATGTAGTCGGAGCCCTTCTTTGCAGCAAACCCGGAGCCGAGCGCTGCTGCCTCCTGTCCCTTGTTCTGCGGGTACGTGCCCATGCGACCCGAACGCTGGAGTTTGAACGCGATCTCGTCGAGCTGGCGGTTGATGATCATCTGCTCGTAGAGGAACTTCACCTCGTCGTCGGTGAGCGTGTCCTTCGCGAGCTTCTTGTCGAAGTTGCCGTGCTCATCAAGGATAGAGACGTGCTCGATCTTTGTTTCATAGACGACTTTGCGTGGCATCTCGATTCCTCTGTGTGTGCCGACTGGTATGCAGACTCGTGTGAACAGTAATCTTACGCGTGGGATGCAGTTCCTGCGTACGAGCGGTTGTCCTGGAACTCCTTGTCGCCAGCGAACTGCTTGATCGCGGTTTGGTTCGGCACGCGTCCGCGACCTCGCTGATCGGTCGGTGTGCGCTCAGGAATGATGAAGAGATCCGGCGGGAACTCGTTGTCGTACGCCATCGCTGCGTCGGCTGCTTTGAGCATTGTCTCGTCCGCGTTCTCGTAGAGATTGCGGAAGTGCTCGTTGATTGCGATCTCGGCAAGATCGAAGAAGTGCATCGCAGCAGCGCGATCGCGCTCATACTTTGGACCCGAAGCGCCGGAGCGAACGAGCTGATCAAGCTTCGAGAGTGAGCACAGCCATGCATGCAGCCAGATTGATGCGAGCGCAAGGCGCGACTGCACGCTCTGGCGCTTCATCATCGCAGCGTCGTAGCGTTTGGAGGTCTGCTTGAACTGGTACGTCAACTCACGAACGCATCGTGATGCGCGCAGGCCTTCCTTTGTCAGCGACGCATGCAGCTTGCCAATGACCGGGGTTCGCTTGCGGATGCCGAGGAACACTTCCATGCCGAGCGGGACCGCCTGCTTCATGAATGATGGCTTGAGTGTACCGATCGGATTCGACTTTGCAGCCTCGCGAATCGAGAGCATCCACTCTGCGAGCTGCTTGCCGCCGTACCCGAAGATGAATGACCACATCAGATCGTTCGATCCTTCAACGATGATGTTGATGCGCGAGTCGCGGAAGATGCGCTCGATCTCGTTCTCGGTCATGTACGATTCGCCGCCCATGATCTGGACCGCGTCGTTGACCACGCGCCATCCCATCTCGGAGCAGAACACCTTGCAGATCGCGGTCTCGACCATGATGTCTTCGTCGCCGCGATCGAGGAACCCGGTTGTCGCATACAGCACGGAGTCCATCGCAAACGTGAGCGCAGCCATGTGTGCGATGCGCTCCTGCACAAGTTCGTTGTCTGATAGTGGTGAGCCAAAC
Coding sequences:
- the fabG gene encoding 3-oxoacyl-ACP reductase FabG, with the translated sequence MSETTADQRVAVVTGASRGIGKSIALRLADPKNPCGGNRHVVCVARSEGSLNDVVSEITANGGKATALAVDVGDRAAWAGALEKLAVDLGRIDILVNNAGITRDNLILRMSDDEWDDVIRVNLTSAFVGMRAVARTMMRGKFGRIVNIASTSGIVGNAGQANYAAAKSGLVGLTKTVAREIGSKGITCNVIAPGFIETDMTANLPDAVKDGVKNLMSIRRLGTGADIAEAVAYATSDEAGFLTGQTICVDGGLTMV
- a CDS encoding ACP S-malonyltransferase, whose protein sequence is MTTETTTHPSNTSSTSVATGLIVLCPGQGAQAVGMGKMWCEKSQNAKAVFDLADGIVGNRLGEKLSTLCFEGPADVLNHTDVSQPALYTCAVACWRGLMERSDFERTPLVAAMGLSLGEYTALHIAGAIDFESGLELVLLRGRAMQDAAEQQQGGMVALIGADEAQALEVCDKARVDDVLVCANFNAPGQIVISGHKSACDRAVDVATEMKLRATPLTVAGAFHSPLMQPAADRLSDALAQTTFRIPKCTVLANVDVEAHPGSTKGPIMGRAATDPAQLSRDLLARQLTSSVRWSDSCMRLASVVNRPREQDNPSPAEHIDWHELAPGKTLMGLMRRINRDVKVMTHDEPESPN
- the pdhA gene encoding pyruvate dehydrogenase (acetyl-transferring) E1 component subunit alpha, whose protein sequence is MPRKVVYETKIEHVSILDEHGNFDKKLAKDTLTDDEVKFLYEQMIINRQLDEIAFKLQRSGRMGTYPQNKGQEAAALGSGFAAKKGSDYIVPCYRENGSMFLHGLPMHYVLLHWMGDERGNQIPDGVNVTPIAIPIGTQMLHATGMAMAFKIRKEPRVAVTYFGDGATSEGDFHEAMNFAGSFQAPVVFFCQNNQWAISVPRETQTNCETIAQKSVAYGMPGIQCDGNDIFAVYKVAKEAIERARNGGGPTLIEAFTYRLGDHTTADDARRYRDAKELEAWQAKDPIIRTRNWLTERDLWNDEMQQQMDERAKKIVDEVVKAATEIEKPESADFFNDMFAEMPDSLRRQRDTMQTHSLGQNPEQAGLRTQHTTPMHAGA
- a CDS encoding acyl-CoA dehydrogenase family protein, translating into MADLKSMKGLSEKERAMLADAETLLGPEPSTMGLTKNLYWGRIREELLFPYPDIISPEEKKACDELLVKLEDYLRTEHPSIEIDQEQYIPDWCVKRLFEMGVLGITIGKEFGGLGMGITSYNRVLQMIGKYCGSTAVMVSAHQSIGCKAVMLFGTEEQKQRWLPRLAADWLSAFCLSEPNVGCDAGGQETHCEVVEDGSHYILNGEKKWATSGALAGLFTVMCKQKMADGKEKVTALVCTPDMPGIDIFQKNRSKCGIRGTWQARIKFNNVKVPKENLLHKEGRGLNVALTCLNFGRCTLSAGMLGGAQRAMDQAIRWGKTRYQFGSPLSDNELVQERIAHMAALTFAMDSVLYATTGFLDRGDEDIMVETAICKVFCSEMGWRVVNDAVQIMGGESYMTENEIERIFRDSRINIIVEGSNDLMWSFIFGYGGKQLAEWMLSIREAAKSNPIGTLKPSFMKQAVPLGMEVFLGIRKRTPVIGKLHASLTKEGLRASRCVRELTYQFKQTSKRYDAAMMKRQSVQSRLALASIWLHAWLCSLSKLDQLVRSGASGPKYERDRAAAMHFFDLAEIAINEHFRNLYENADETMLKAADAAMAYDNEFPPDLFIIPERTPTDQRGRGRVPNQTAIKQFAGDKEFQDNRSYAGTASHA